AGCTAATCCGGCTGCTCAGGGCTGGCGGTGTTCGCCAGCCCTTTTTTATGGCACAATGCCCGCCAGATTTCGTTCATTCCCCCGCATAAGTAAGGCAATCCCTGTGCTAGTTTCCAGTAACGTTACCATGCAGTTTGGCAGCAAACCGCTGTTTGAAAATATTTCCGTTAAGTTTGGCGGCGGCAACCGTTATGGTTTGATCGGCGCGAACGGCAGCGGTAAATCCACCTTTATGAAAATTCTGGGCGGTGATTTAACGCCGACCGCGGGCAACGTTTCCTGCGATCCTAACGAGCGCATCGGTAAGCTGCGCCAGGACCAGTTTGCTTTTGAAAAATTCAGCGTGCTGGATACCGTCATCATGGGCCACGATGAACTGTGGCAGGTGAAGCAGGAACGCGACCGTATTTATGCACTGCCGGAAATGAGCGAAGAAGATGGTTATAAAGTCGCTGACCTCGAAGTGCAGTATGGCGAAATGGATGGTTACACCGCCGAAGCGCGCGCTGGTGAACTGCTGCTCGGCGTGGGTATTCCGCTGGAGCAGCACTACGGCCCGATGAGCGAAGTGGCTCCGGGCTGGAAGCTGCGCGTGCTGCTGGCGCAGGCGCTGTTCTCTAACCCTGATATCCTGCTGCTCGATGAACCGACCAACAACCTGGATATCGATACGATCCGCTGGCTGGAGCAGGTGCTGAACGAGCGTAACAGCACCATGATCATTATTTCGCACGACCGTCATTTTCTGAACATGGTCTGCACCCATATGGCCGATCTCGATTACGGCGAGCTGCGTATCTATCCGGGCAACTACGACGAGTATATGACCGCCACTACCCAGGCGCGTGAGCGTCTGCTGGCCGATAATGCCAAGAAAAAAGCGCAGATTGCCGAGCTGCAATCCTTCGTGAGCCGCTTCAGTGCCAACGCCTCCAAATCGCGTCAGGCTACTTCGCGTGCGAAACAGATTGATAAGATCAAACTGGATGAGGTAAAAGCCTCCAGCCGTCAGAACCCGTTTATCCGTTTCGAGCAGGACAAGAAGCTGTTCCGTAACGCGCTGGAAGTTGAAGCATTGACCAAAGGCTTTGATAACGGCCCGCTGTTCCGCGATCTCAATCTGCTGCTGGAGGTGGGCGAAAAGCTGGCGGTGCTGGGCACCAACGGCGTGGGTAAAACCACCTTGCTGAAAACGCTGGTGGGCGATCTGACGCCAGAAAGCGGCAGCGTAAAATGGTCAGAGAATGTGCGTATCGGCTATTACGCGCAGGATCACGCGGAAGAGTTCGCTAACGATCTCAGCGTATTTGACTGGATGAGCCAGTGGAAGCAGGAAGGCGACGACGAGCAGGCGGTGCGCAGCGTGCTGGGGCGTCTGCTGTTCAGCCAGGATGAGATTAAAAAACCGGCGAAGGTGCTTTCCGGCGGTGAGAAGGGACGTATGCTGTTCGGCAAGCTGATGATGCAGCGCCCTAACATTCTGATTATGGATGAGCCGACTAACCACCTCGATATGGAATCGATCGAGTCGCTGAATATGGCGCTGGAGATGTATCCGGGGACGCTGATCTTCGTCTCCCACGACCGTGAATTTGTAAGTTCGCTGGCGACCCGCGTGCTGGAAATTACGCCGGAGAAGATCATCGATTTCAGCGGCAGCTACGAAGATTACCTGCGCAGCAAAGGCGTACAGTAATCAATTCGCCGCCTGTGGAACGCGGGCGGCATAAGCCACCGTTATGGCGGCCCGCGTACATTATTACGCGGGCCGTTTTGTGTTAATTCACCGTTGGCGTTCAGCGGCAGGCTTAACGGTGGCCCTGACCGCAGACTTCACAAGCAGGATCTTTTGCCACCTTCATTTCACGAAATTGCATTGTCATCGCATCGTACATCAGCAGCTTACCGTCAACCCGTGCGCCAAAGTTGGTTAGCAGGCGGATCGCTTCCATTGCCTGAAGCGAGCCAATGACGCCGACCAGCGGTGCCATAACGCCAGCCTCTACACAGCTCAGGACTTCACCGCCAAACAGACGGCTAATGCAGCGATAGCAGGGCTGCGTATCATCCTGCCAGCTGAAAACGCTGACCTGGCCTTCCATACGAATCGCCGCACCGGAGACCAGCGGCACGCGCTGCCGGAAGCAAAGGCGATTTAGCTGTTCGCGTGTCGCCACATTATCGCTACAGTCCAGTACCACCTGATGCCGGGCGATAAGCGCCTCCAGCGCCGCGTCATCCAGCCGGGCGTTGATCGCCTGTAGCTGCGTCAGCGGATTGATCTGCGCCAGCCGTCGCCGCGCCGATTCCACCTTCGGCGCGTCAATTTCCGCATCGCTGTGCAGTATCTGGCGTTGCAGGTTAGAGAGTGAAACGGTGTCAAAATCGAGCAGGGTCAGAGCACCGATGCCAGCCGATACCAGCCAGGGGCTGGCGGCACAGCCCAGCCCGCCCAGCCCGACCACCAGCGCGCTCGACGCCTTCAGCCGCTCCTGGCCGTCAAAATCAAATCCACGCAGCACGATCTGTCGGTTATAGCGCAGCGTTTCTTCATCGGTTAGCTCCGGCAGCATCTTAGCCTCCCAGCAGTGCGGTAAAAGGTTCGATCTCTACCCATTCGCCGGGATTAACGTTGCCGCGATCGCGTTCCAGCACGATAAAGCAGTTGGCCTGGCTGAAGGAGCTAAAGACGTGCGAGCCCTGGTTGCCGGTGCTGACTACCTGAAGTTCGCCATCGGCGCTGCGTCTGACGATGCCACGCTGAAAATCGAGCCGTCCGGGTGTTTTTTTCAGGTATTCTCCGGCGCGCGCGCGCTGACGCGGCGGCAGAGCCGGGCTTTGTTGACCGCTCAGCTTCGCCAGCAGCGGCTGTACCAGCTGATAGAAGGTAACGGCAGCGGAAACCGGATTACCCGGTAAACCACAGAACCAGCTGTGGCTCAGGCGTCCAAAGGCGAAAGGCTTACCCGGTTTGATTGCCAGCTTCCAGAAGGTAATTTCGCCCAGTTCATCCAGCATCGCTTTAGTGTAGTCTGCCTCGCCAACCGAGACGCCGCCGCTGCTGATGACCAGATCGGCTTCGCTGTCGGCACGCACGAAAGCGGCACGCAGCGCCTCAGGATCGTCGCGAATAATACCCAAATCGATAACCTCGCAGCCGAGCTTATCGAGCATCAGCCGCACGGTGAAACGGTTGGTGTCGTAAATCTGGCCCGCCTGTAGAGGTTCGCCAACCGGCTGTAGCTCGTCACCGGTGGAAAACAGCGCCACGCGCAGACGGCGCACCACATCCACTTCACCCACGCCCAGCGAGGCGATCAGCGGCAGTTCTGCCGGGCCGAGGCGCACGCCCGCATCGAGCACGCTATCGCCGCAGCGGATATCTTCACCGGCGCGGCGAATATTTTGTCCGGCGCTGACCGGCGCAGTAAAGCGAATGCGTTCACCTTCCGTAACGGTCTCTTCCTGCATCACAACGGCTTCGGTGCCTGCCGGAATTGGCGCGCCGGTCATAATACGCACGGTGGTGCCTGTTGGCCATTCGCCGCTGAAGGGCTGGCCAGCAAAGGCTTTTCCGGCAACTGGCAGCGGTTCGCCGCTGGCGAGATCGGCCAGGCGCACCGCATAGCCATCCATCGCCGAGTTATCAAACGGCGGCACATCGAGAGGAGAGACGACCGGCGCTGCCGTAATACGTCCGGCGGCGGCATAAATTGACAGACGCTCGCTTTCATTAAGCGGTGAGATCTGAGCCAGCATTTTTTGCAGGGCATCTTCAAGGGAAATTAATCCCGCAGTGAAACTTTCCATTTGGCCTCCGGCCAGAAACGACAGACAGATAGCGCCTATTATGGCGCGAAATGGCGCGGCGATCATCCCACGCGCACGCACAGCCTCACGACGCTGCGATTTCGTTATGAGATATAACGCTTTGTTATTAAGACTTGCCAGGCTTAACGCTTTACATCTTTTCCGCTGCTACCTATAGTCAAAATTTGCCGAAAAATCATAACATCACATCATTCAGTCGTTTCTGACCGATTCAGAACACAGGGTAAATGAAGCATGGGCAAAGCAGGCATTGCTATTCACGGCGGCGCGGGAGCTATAGCACGCGCGTCGCTTAGCATGGAGCAAGAGCAGCGCTATTTGCAGGCGCTAACAGGGATTGTCGCCAGCGGCCAGGCGATTCTCGCGGCGGGCGGCAGCGCGCTGGATGCGGTCACCGAAGCGGTACGTTTGCTGGAAGAATCACCGCTGTTTAACGCCGGTAAGGGCAGCGTTTTTACCTGTCGCGGCACGCATGAGCTGGACGCCTGTATTATGGACGGGCATACCCAGGATGCGGGCGCGGTGGCGGGCGTGGCACATATTCGTAATCCGGTGCTGGCGGCACGAAAGGTGCTGGAGAACAGCCCGCACGTGCTGTTGAGCGGCGACGGCGCGGAGCAGTTTGCCCGCGAGCAGGGGCTGGAGCTGGTGGCGGCAGATTTCTTTTCCACCGATGAACGCTGGCAACAGTTACAGCGCGCCCAGGCGACACAGCAGACGCTGCTGGATCATGATGGTGCAGCGCAGTCGGCACCGCTGGATGCCGATCGCAAGCTGGGGACGGTGGGCGCGGTTGCCTGTGACAGCAATGGTCATCTGGCTGCCGCTACCTCAACCGGCGGCATGACCAATAAGCAGCCGGGGCGCGTGGGCGATTCGCCGCTGCCTGGTGCGGGCTGCTTCAGCAATCGCCGTGTGGCGGTCTCCTGTACCGGCACCGGCGAAGTCTTTATCCGCACGCTGGCTGCCTATGATGTCGCCGCGCTGATGGAATATAGCGGCTATACGCTGCGTCAGGCCTGCGCCCATGTAATCCACGATAAAATTGCCTCGCTGGATGGCAGCGGCGGGCTGATCGCTATCGACGCCGACGGCAATATGGCACTGCCGTTTAATACGGAAGGCATGTATCGCGGCTATGGCTACCTCGGTGAAAGTCCGGTCGTAGCTATTTACCGCACACGTTAAGGAGCCCGCATGCAACAGCCTTCTTCCTTCGTGTTGCCTGACGACAGCGTTTTAGCGGTGCGCAATCTCAGCGTCAGCTTTACCCAGCAGGGGCAGGTCACCCAGGCGGTACGCCAGCTTTCGCTTGAAGTACGGCGCGGCGAAACGCTGGCGCTGGTGGGTGAATCAGGCTCCGGCAAATCGGTCACCTCGCTGGCGCTGATGCGCCTGATTGAGCAGAGCGGTGGCACGCTTGAGAGCGGTGAACTGTGGCTACGGCGGCGCAATAATACGGTGATCGATCTTGCCAGGCTGCGTCAGTCGCAGATGCGTATCATTCGCGGTGCCGATATGGCGATGATTTTCCAGGAGCCGATGACCTCGCTAAACCCGGTGTTTCCGGTAGGCGAGCAGATTGCCGAATCGGTACGATTGCACCAGGGCAAAAGCCAACGACGGGCGCTGGCGGAGGCGCGCAGGATGCTCGACCTGGTGCGAATTCCCGAAGCGCAAAACGTGATGACCCGCTTTCCTCATCAGCTTTCTGGCGGAATGCGCCAGCGGGTGATGATCGCCATGGCGCTCTCCTGTCGTCCGGCACTCCTGATCGCTGACGAGCCGACGACCGCGCTGGATGTTACCATCCAGGCGCAGATCTTACAGCTGATCCGCGTGCTGCAAAAAGAGATGGAAATGGGGGTGATTTTTATCACCCACGATATGGGCGTGGTGGCAGAAATGGCTGACCGCGTGCAGGTGATGTATCGCGGCGAAGTGGTGGAAAGCGGCACCACCGACAGACTGTTTAGCGCGCCGCAGCAGCCTTATACCCAGGCGCTGCTGGCGGCGGTACCGCGGCTTGGTGCCATGCGAGGCCAGCCGCTGCCGCGTAAGTTCCCGCTGGCGGGCGAGCCGGAAAACCCCGATGCGCAGCCGGATACCGTCCGTCATATTGATTCGCCAGTATTGCAGGTGCGTGATTTAGTGGCCCGTTTTGATATGCGCGGTGGCCTGCTGAACCGCGTTAAGTGGCGCATTCATGCAGTGGAAAAAGTGAGCTTCGATCTGCACGCGGGCGAAACCCTGGCGCTGGTAGGTGAATCGGGCTGCGGTAAATCGACTACCGGACGTGCGCTGCTGCGGCTGGTGGAAAGTCAGGGCGGCAGCATCACCTTTAACGGTCAGCGCATCGATAAGCTGAAATCTCATCAGCTGTCCCATTTACGGCGCGATATCCAGTTTATCTTTCAGGACCCCTACGCCTCTCTCGATCCGCGTCTGACCGTTGGTTTCTCTGTTATGGAGCCGCTGCTGGTGCATAACATTATGCCGCGTGCCGAGGCGGAACAGCGCGTTGCCTGGCTGCTGGAAAAAGTCGGACTGCTGCCGGAACATGCGCGTCGCTATCCCCATGAGTTTTCCGGCGGGCAGCGTCAGCGTATCTGTATCGCCCGTGCGCTGGCGCTCAATCCCAAAGTGGTGATCGCTGATGAGGCGGTTTCCGCGCTGGATGTCTCGATTCAGGCGCAGATTGTGAATCTGATGCTCGATCTGCAACGTGAGTTCGGCATCGCATTTTTGTTTATTTCGCATGATATGGCGGTGGTGGAACGCATCAGCCATCGCGTGGCGGTGATGTATCTGGGGCAAATCGTGGAGATTGGCCCGCGGCAGGCGGTATTTGAGAATCCACAGCATCCCTACACGCGCAAGCTGATGTCTGCGGTGCCGGTTGCCGATCCGGGACACCGACGGCGCGAGCGGGCGCTGCTGGTGGATGAACTGCCCAGCCCGCTGCGTGAACCGGGCGATGAGCCCGCCGTCGCGCCGTTAATTAAAGTGGGTGCCGAACATTACGTCGCCCGACATACCATCAGCGGCGCCTGATCGGGCCCGGCTTAGCTAAACAGAAAGGGACAGAGGAGAACAGGCACTATGACTATTCGAACCACAGGTAAATGGCTGTTAACGGCTGGGCTGCTCGGCAGCTTCGCCGCTGCGCCTGCCTTTGCAGCAAAGGATGCGGTAATCGCCGTGGGCTCTAACTTCACCACGCTCGATCCATATGATGCCAACGATACGCTGTCGCAGGCGGTAGCAAAATCTTTCTATCAGGGGCTGTTCGGCTTTGATAAGGATATGAAACTGGTTAACGTGCTGGCGGAAAGCTATCAGGCGAGCCCGGACGGACTGACCTGGACCATTACGCTGCGCCCCGGCATCAAGTTCCAGGATGGCACTGACTTTAATGCCGAAGCGGTAAAGGTGAACCTCGATCGCGCCAGCGACGAAGGTAATCACCTGAAACGCTATAACCTGTTTAAGCATATCGCCACTACTGAAGCGGTCGATGCCACCACGGTAAAAATCACCCTGAAACAGCCGTTCTCCGCCTTTATCAATATCCTGGCCCATCCGGCGGCGGCGATGATCTCGCCTACGGCGCTGAAAAAATATGGTAAAGAGATCGGTTTTCATCCGGTTGGGACCGGGCCGTACCAGTTCGTTACCTGGAATCAGACCGATTTCGTTAAGGTGAAAAAGTGGGATGGCTACTGGAAAAAAGGCTATCCGAAGCTCGATTCCATTACCTGGCGTCCGGTAGTGGACAATAATACGCGTGCGGCGATGCTGCAAACCGGCGAGGCTAACTTTGCTTTCCCAATCCCCTATGAGCAGGCGAAGCTGCTGGAGAAAAACAGCAAGCTGGATCTGGTCAGCACGCCTTCTATCATGCAGCGCTACATCAGCTTTAACGTCACGCAGAAGCCGTTTGATAATCCGAAAGTGCGTGAAGCGATTAACTACGCCATTAACCGCCAGGCGCTGAGCAAAGTTGCCTTTGCCGGTTATGCCACGCCCGCCACCGGCATTGTGCCGCCATCTATTGCCTATGCGCAGAGCTATCCGGCAATTGAGTACAATCCGGCAAAGGCGCGTGAATTGCTGAAAGAGGCGGGCTACCCCAACGGCTTCAGCACCACGCTCTGGTCCTCTCACAATCACAGCACCGCGCAAAAAGTGTTGCAGTTTACCCAGCAGCAGCTGGCGCAGATTGGCATTAAGGTGAACGTTACCGCAATGGATGCCGGGCAACGTGCGGCGGAGGTTGAGGGCAAAGGGCAGAAGGAGAGCGGAGTGCGCATGTTCTATACTGGCTGGTCCGCCTCGACCGGCGAAGCCGACTGGGCGCTGACGCCGCTGTTCGCCACCACCTCTTGGCCACCAACCATCTTTAACACCGCTTTTTACAGCAATGAGCAGGTGGATAAAGATCTCAGCGACGCGCTGAAAACCACCGATTCCGGGAAAAAGGCGCAGCTGTATAAGGATGCACAGGATCGTATCTGGAACGATCGCCCCTGGGCGCCGCTGGTGGTGGAAAAACTGGTA
The sequence above is a segment of the Mixta intestinalis genome. Coding sequences within it:
- a CDS encoding ABC-F family ATPase, whose protein sequence is MLVSSNVTMQFGSKPLFENISVKFGGGNRYGLIGANGSGKSTFMKILGGDLTPTAGNVSCDPNERIGKLRQDQFAFEKFSVLDTVIMGHDELWQVKQERDRIYALPEMSEEDGYKVADLEVQYGEMDGYTAEARAGELLLGVGIPLEQHYGPMSEVAPGWKLRVLLAQALFSNPDILLLDEPTNNLDIDTIRWLEQVLNERNSTMIIISHDRHFLNMVCTHMADLDYGELRIYPGNYDEYMTATTQARERLLADNAKKKAQIAELQSFVSRFSANASKSRQATSRAKQIDKIKLDEVKASSRQNPFIRFEQDKKLFRNALEVEALTKGFDNGPLFRDLNLLLEVGEKLAVLGTNGVGKTTLLKTLVGDLTPESGSVKWSENVRIGYYAQDHAEEFANDLSVFDWMSQWKQEGDDEQAVRSVLGRLLFSQDEIKKPAKVLSGGEKGRMLFGKLMMQRPNILIMDEPTNHLDMESIESLNMALEMYPGTLIFVSHDREFVSSLATRVLEITPEKIIDFSGSYEDYLRSKGVQ
- the moeB gene encoding molybdopterin-synthase adenylyltransferase MoeB → MLPELTDEETLRYNRQIVLRGFDFDGQERLKASSALVVGLGGLGCAASPWLVSAGIGALTLLDFDTVSLSNLQRQILHSDAEIDAPKVESARRRLAQINPLTQLQAINARLDDAALEALIARHQVVLDCSDNVATREQLNRLCFRQRVPLVSGAAIRMEGQVSVFSWQDDTQPCYRCISRLFGGEVLSCVEAGVMAPLVGVIGSLQAMEAIRLLTNFGARVDGKLLMYDAMTMQFREMKVAKDPACEVCGQGHR
- the moeA gene encoding molybdopterin molybdotransferase MoeA → MESFTAGLISLEDALQKMLAQISPLNESERLSIYAAAGRITAAPVVSPLDVPPFDNSAMDGYAVRLADLASGEPLPVAGKAFAGQPFSGEWPTGTTVRIMTGAPIPAGTEAVVMQEETVTEGERIRFTAPVSAGQNIRRAGEDIRCGDSVLDAGVRLGPAELPLIASLGVGEVDVVRRLRVALFSTGDELQPVGEPLQAGQIYDTNRFTVRLMLDKLGCEVIDLGIIRDDPEALRAAFVRADSEADLVISSGGVSVGEADYTKAMLDELGEITFWKLAIKPGKPFAFGRLSHSWFCGLPGNPVSAAVTFYQLVQPLLAKLSGQQSPALPPRQRARAGEYLKKTPGRLDFQRGIVRRSADGELQVVSTGNQGSHVFSSFSQANCFIVLERDRGNVNPGEWVEIEPFTALLGG
- a CDS encoding isoaspartyl peptidase/L-asparaginase family protein — protein: MGKAGIAIHGGAGAIARASLSMEQEQRYLQALTGIVASGQAILAAGGSALDAVTEAVRLLEESPLFNAGKGSVFTCRGTHELDACIMDGHTQDAGAVAGVAHIRNPVLAARKVLENSPHVLLSGDGAEQFAREQGLELVAADFFSTDERWQQLQRAQATQQTLLDHDGAAQSAPLDADRKLGTVGAVACDSNGHLAAATSTGGMTNKQPGRVGDSPLPGAGCFSNRRVAVSCTGTGEVFIRTLAAYDVAALMEYSGYTLRQACAHVIHDKIASLDGSGGLIAIDADGNMALPFNTEGMYRGYGYLGESPVVAIYRTR
- the gsiA gene encoding glutathione ABC transporter ATP-binding protein GsiA translates to MQQPSSFVLPDDSVLAVRNLSVSFTQQGQVTQAVRQLSLEVRRGETLALVGESGSGKSVTSLALMRLIEQSGGTLESGELWLRRRNNTVIDLARLRQSQMRIIRGADMAMIFQEPMTSLNPVFPVGEQIAESVRLHQGKSQRRALAEARRMLDLVRIPEAQNVMTRFPHQLSGGMRQRVMIAMALSCRPALLIADEPTTALDVTIQAQILQLIRVLQKEMEMGVIFITHDMGVVAEMADRVQVMYRGEVVESGTTDRLFSAPQQPYTQALLAAVPRLGAMRGQPLPRKFPLAGEPENPDAQPDTVRHIDSPVLQVRDLVARFDMRGGLLNRVKWRIHAVEKVSFDLHAGETLALVGESGCGKSTTGRALLRLVESQGGSITFNGQRIDKLKSHQLSHLRRDIQFIFQDPYASLDPRLTVGFSVMEPLLVHNIMPRAEAEQRVAWLLEKVGLLPEHARRYPHEFSGGQRQRICIARALALNPKVVIADEAVSALDVSIQAQIVNLMLDLQREFGIAFLFISHDMAVVERISHRVAVMYLGQIVEIGPRQAVFENPQHPYTRKLMSAVPVADPGHRRRERALLVDELPSPLREPGDEPAVAPLIKVGAEHYVARHTISGA
- the gsiB gene encoding glutathione ABC transporter substrate-binding protein GsiB, translating into MTIRTTGKWLLTAGLLGSFAAAPAFAAKDAVIAVGSNFTTLDPYDANDTLSQAVAKSFYQGLFGFDKDMKLVNVLAESYQASPDGLTWTITLRPGIKFQDGTDFNAEAVKVNLDRASDEGNHLKRYNLFKHIATTEAVDATTVKITLKQPFSAFINILAHPAAAMISPTALKKYGKEIGFHPVGTGPYQFVTWNQTDFVKVKKWDGYWKKGYPKLDSITWRPVVDNNTRAAMLQTGEANFAFPIPYEQAKLLEKNSKLDLVSTPSIMQRYISFNVTQKPFDNPKVREAINYAINRQALSKVAFAGYATPATGIVPPSIAYAQSYPAIEYNPAKARELLKEAGYPNGFSTTLWSSHNHSTAQKVLQFTQQQLAQIGIKVNVTAMDAGQRAAEVEGKGQKESGVRMFYTGWSASTGEADWALTPLFATTSWPPTIFNTAFYSNEQVDKDLSDALKTTDSGKKAQLYKDAQDRIWNDRPWAPLVVEKLVSANTKSLTGFYMMPDTSFSFDEADLK